The following coding sequences lie in one Rutidosis leptorrhynchoides isolate AG116_Rl617_1_P2 chromosome 4, CSIRO_AGI_Rlap_v1, whole genome shotgun sequence genomic window:
- the LOC139844266 gene encoding E3 ubiquitin-protein ligase UPL4, with product MGNRGQKRTESTDELPADKRTCSSLEFRPSSSSSPIETPTMTTTTTPMTSTTNQTHDNEMETSSSASDTHEDNNSAYGSCDSDEMGDAEHRRYRNEILDYQRQRLSGDQAKFKKVLSSLNEETEESGQQDALRELCEILSFCTDSSLSSLIADALSPILIKLAQHESNPEIMLLSIRALTYLCDIYPRSSSLLVRHDGVSALCQRLLAIEYEDVAEQCLQALEKISREQPLACLQAGAIMAVLTYIDFFSTSTQRVALSTVVNICEKLPSEGFSQFMDAVPILCRLLQYEDNQLVEHAATCLIKIAQRVKKSPEMLDELSKHGLIHQVAHLVDLNSRITTISHSIHTGLIGLLVNLASGSMITVTTLYDLNISSILKDTLSTYDLSHGMPSPRAIGGQNNQVHEVLKLLIQLLPVVDRNHEVPLAKEKAEFLVNHPDLLQKFGYDLLPVLIRVVDSGVDLSICYGCLSVIDKLVYYSNPDALLGWLKQTNISRFLAGVFTRKDRHVLMLALSISDTLLQKRSDLFVGPFVKEGVLFAIDALIVPEKGSQFMFSMFNDIQLSNNSSHKRCLCYSFDSRSSSESKDCKLEKDCIQTLAEHVRTKYFDTNSSTLGNGTTEILEKLKSLSSKLASMMNDDTVEEEYDGILDQIMLHLNGGDVISTFEFVESGITESLVKYLSSGECSRTCSDLKGQPCIAERRLKTFGRLFWSNFSLSEFISKLQSGLSSVEDFPLVLNSVSKHKSSYATLPHRRCTMYPCLKVSFEKEEGELTISDYSGDVQNVDPFSDFVAIEKFLWPKVCPNNDNENGSSSSVGQTSAESSIGNEIHSDPMECEHEALQKDGSISTDHPSSSTNDGQLSFYLEGKPINRMLTVYQAIIEHHKSKYDTIAHPTLWNQIHKVTYKKSSTFEKGSSSFSCRPACWSSYAPFFPGTLFSEIGLSAKSTPCRNILTLLRILEAVNRFKYHMIVSEKISDFAEGKIIELDSVRATCEGSLGILKNEFVNSRLTEKLEQQMRDPLAISAGGMPSWCTQLMTSCPFLFSFEARCKYFKLMALGKHQGQPQGQSPGSPSGIQNDSPRARKKFLVYRHQILESAVKMMDLHANQKVVLEVKYDEEVGTGLGPTLEFFTLVSNEFQKPGLGMWRGDNVSGSLFESLGNPDSVIVASPFGLFPSPWFDSVSVSSGIDFSEVKRKFVLLGQIVAKALHDGRILDLPFSKAFYKLILGQELTMYDIQSFDPVLGKTLIEFRALVERRKYLELSGGSSEIDRDPCFRDTKIEDLHLDFTLPGYPEYVLISGPDKEMVSISNLEEYIELVVNATLNSGISKQMDAFRSGFNQVFPIDCLQIFTDEELERLLCGESETWNSNQLLDLIKFDHGYTASSPPILHFLEVVQEFDYEQQKAFVKFVTGAPRLPLGGLSSLNPKLTIVRKHCDNLVDADLPSVMTCANYLKLPPYSSKETMKEKLLYAITEGQGSFHLS from the exons ATGGGAAATCGGGGGCAAAAACGAACAGAATCAACGGACGAGTTGCCAGCCGATAAACGGACTTGTAGTTCACTAGAGTTTAGACCTAGTTCATCGAGTTCACCGATTGAAACGCCAACAATGACAACTACTACAACACCGATGACTTCAACAACAAATCAAACACATGATAACGAAATGGAAACATCATCATCTGCTTCAGATACACACGAAGATAATAATTCAGCGTACGGGTCATGTGATTCTGACGAAATGGGCGATGCAGAACACAGAAGATACAGAAATGAAATACTTGATTACCAAAGGCAACGATTATCAGGTGATCAAGCGAAGTTTAAGAAAGTGTTATCGAGTTTGAATGAAGAAACGGAAGAATCTGGTCAACAAGATGCGCTTAGAGAACTGTGTGAAATATTATCGTTTTGTACAGATAGTTCTTTATCGAGTTTAATTGCAGATGCGTTATCACCTATACTTATTAAGTTGGCTCAACATGAAAGTAACCCGGAGATAATGCTTTTATCCATTAGGGCTTTAACTTATTTATGTGATATTTATCCTCGATCATCGAGTTTGTTGGTTCGACATGATGGTGTGTCAGCCTTATGTCAGCGATTATTGGCTATCGAGTATGAGGACGTAGCTGAACAG TGTTTGCAAGCATTAGAGAAGATATCGCGTGAACAACCACTTGCGTGTTTACAGGCTGGTGCAATTATGGCTGTTCTTACTTATATTGATTTCTTTTCGACTAGTACACAA AGAGTTGCACTTTCGACTGTGGTGAACATTTGTGAAAAGCTTCCATCTGAAGGTTTTTCACAGTTTATGGATGCTGTTCCAATATTATGCAGACTTCTGCAGTACGAGGACAATCAG CTTGTTGAACATGCTGCTACTTGCCTTATAAAAATAGCCCAACGAGTAAAAAAATCCCCTGAGATGCTGGATGAACTTTCTAAACACGGGTTGATTCATCAGGTCGCACATCTTGTTGACTTGAACAGCCGGATCACTACTATATCACATTCCATTCATACA GGTTTAATCGGGCTACTTGTTAATCTTGCATCTGGTTCAATGATAACTGTGACAACCCTTTATGATCTTAATATAAGCAGTATTTTAAAAGATACTTTGTCGACGTACGATCTTTCACATGGAATGCCGTCCCCGAGGGCAATTGGTGGTCAAAATAATCAG gtgcatgaaGTTTTGAAGTTGTTGATTCAGCTTCTGCCTGTTGTAGACAGAAATCATGAAGTTCCGTTGGCTAAAGAAAAAGCAGAGTTTTTGGTGAATCATCCTGATCTTCTGCAGAAGTTTGGGTATGATTTGCTGCCTGTTTTGATCCGGGTTGTGGATTCGGGTGTAGATTTATCTATATGTTATGGATGTCTATCTGTTATCGACAAGTTGGTGTATTACAGCAACCCTGATGCGCTTCTCGGCTGGCTTAAGCAAACCAACATTTCAAG GTTTTTAGCTGGAGTGTTCACTCGAAAAGATAGACATGTTTTAATGCTAGCCCTTAGTATATCTGATACCCTCTTGCAAAAAAGATCGGATCTTTTCGTGGGACCTTTTGTGAAGGAAGGAGTTCTTTTTGCCATTGATGCACTTATAGTCCCGGAAAAGGGTTCTCAATTTATGTTTTCGATGTTCAACGACATTCAGTTATCGAATAATTCAAGTCACAAACGATGCTTATGCTATTCTTTTGACTCGCGTTCATCCTCAGAATCAAAAGATTGCAAGTTGGAAAAGGATTGCATTCAAACTCTTGCAGAACACGTCAGAACCAAATATTTCGACACAAATTCGTCCACTTTAGGAAACGGAACTACTGAAATTCTTGAAAAGCTTAAATCTTTATCTTCTAAATTAGcttcgatgatgaatgatgatacgGTTGAAGAAGAATATGATGGTATCTTGGATCAAATCATGTTGCACCTTAATGGTGGAGATGTAATTTCGACTTTTGAATTTGTTGAAAGTGGAATTACTGAATCGTTGGTCAAGTATTTGTCCAGTGGTGAATGTTCTAGAACATGTTCGGACTtaaaaggtcaaccctgcattgcagAGAGAAGATTGAAGACTTTTGGGAGACTTTTTTGGTCAAACTTCTCATTATCAGAATTTATATCGAAATTACAAAGTGGTTTATCTTCTGTTGAAGATTTTCCTTTGGTATTGAACAGTGTTTCCAAACACAAAAGTTCGTATGCTACTCTGCCACATAGGCGTTGCACCATGTATCCGTGTCTAAAAGTTTCTTTTGAGAAAGAAGAGGGAGAGTTGACTATAAGTGATTACTCGGGTGATGTTCAAAACGTTGACCCGTTTTCAGATTTTGTTGCTATTGAAAAGTTCTTATGGCCTAAAGTTTGCCCAAACAATGATAACGAAAATGGCTCCAGCTCCAGTGTTGGACAGACTTCTGCTGAATCATCAATCGGGAATGAGATACATTCG GACCCTATGGAGTGCGAACACGAAGCTCTACAAAAAGATGGTAGTATCAGCACAGATCATCCTAGTTCCAGTACAAATGACGGCCAACTATCTTTCTACCTCGAAGGAAAACCGATTAATCGAATGCTGACCGTATATCAAGCTATTATCGAACATCACAAATCAAAATACGACACTATCGCCCATCCAACGTTATGGAATCAAATACACAAAGTAACATACAAAAAATCTTCTACATTCGAAAAAGGTAGCTCTTCGTTTTCTTGCCGCCCTGCATGTTGGTCATCATACGCTCCTTTTTTTCCCGGCACGTTGTTTTCGGAAATCGGTTTATCAGCAAAGTCAACTCCATGTCGAAACATATTGACTTTGTTAAGAATCTTAGAAGCTGTGAACAGGTTTAAATATCATATGATCGTTAGTGAAAAAATTTCTGATTTTGCTGAAGGTAAAATTATTGAATTGGATAGTGTAAGAGCAACATGTGAGGGTAGTTTAGGTATTCTAAAGAACGAGTTTGTAAACAGTCGGTTAACCGAAAAACTAGAACAACAGATGCGGGACCCGTTAGCCATCTCTGCGGGTGGCATGCCATCATGGTGCACACAGTTGATGACATCATGCCCGTTCTTATTTAGTTTTGAAGCTCGATGTAAGTACTTCAAGCTGATGGCGTTAGGGAAACATCAAGGTCAACCCCAAGGTCAATCTCCCGGGTCACCCTCGGGTATCCAAAACGACTCTCCTAGGGCTCGGAAAAAGTTTCTCGTTTATCGACATCAGATACTTGAATCGGCTGTCAAAATGATGGATCTACATGCTAATCAAAAAGTTGTTCTTGAAGTAAAATACGATGAAGAGGTCGGTACGGGTCTTGGGCCCACATTGGAGTTTTTTACACTCGTTAGTAACGAGTTTCAGAAACCGGGCCTTGGGATGTGGCGAGGAGATAATGTGTCGGGCTCTTTATTTGAAAGCTTAGGGAACCCGGATTCCGTGATTGTCGCATCTCCGTTTGGGCTTTTCCCGAGCCCGTGGTTCGATTCCGTTAGTGTCTCGAGTGGTATCGATTTTTCAGAGGTGAAAAGAAAGTTTGTTCTTTTGGGTCAGATTGTTGCGAAGGCTCTTCACGATGGACGGATTTTGGATCTTCCGTTTTcgaaagctttttataaactaaTACTTGGACAG GAACTTACAATGTATGATATCCAATCGTTTGACCCTGTTTTGGGTAAGACGCTTATCGAGTTTCGGGCTCTCGTTGAGAGGAGGAAGTATTTAGAATTAAGTGGAGGAAGTTCCGAAATTGATCGTGATCCGTGTTTTCGGGATACGAAAATCGAGGACCTACACTTGGATTTTACTCTTCCTGGTTACCCTGAATATGTTCTTATATCTGGGCCTGATAAAGAAATG GTTAGTATTTCGAATTTGGAGGAATACATTGAACTTGTGGTCAACGCCACTCTAAATTCTGGAATCTCGAAGCAAATGGATGCTTTTAGATCAGGGTTTAATCAG gttttTCCAATAGACTGTCTTCAGATATTTACTGATGAGGAACTAGAACGTCTTCTGTGTGGGGAAAGTGAAACTTGGAAC TCTAACCAACTTCTGGATCTCATCAAGTTTGATCATGGATATACTGCTAGCAGCCCTCCCATACTGCAT TTTCTAGAGGTTGTACAAGAGTTTGACTACGAGCAGCAAAAAGCTTTTGTGAAGTTTGTTACAGGTGCTCCAAGGCTTCCTCTTGGTGGTTTGTCATCGCTCAACCCAAAACTTACAATCGTACGCAAG CATTGTGATAATCTGGTGGACGCTGACCTACCGAGCGTGATGACATGTGCTAATTATCTCAAGTTACCGCCTTATTCTTCAAAG GAAACAATGAAGGAAAAGCTCTTATATGCAATTACAGAAGGCCAAGGGTCGTTTCATCTATCTTAA